A segment of the Arachis hypogaea cultivar Tifrunner chromosome 5, arahy.Tifrunner.gnm2.J5K5, whole genome shotgun sequence genome:
AATTTAAAATGGAATGCAATGAATTCCTATGATAAATTTGAAACAAAGTCAATCTTAAGCCAAATTACTGTTAAGTACCTGAGACATTCCAGGAACAGAAAATTGATCTCGAAATGATTGACCTGTCCCTTGGACTGGCATCTAATATGCACAAGGAAAATAATCAGAAATTGACCCTGAATATTACAATGATAGGGAGCTGACTACATAACACAAGAAGATAAATGAAGAAGGTACATACATTATTGGCAAACCCAGGTTGAGATAACGGACCACCAACAGATGGCTGGCTGTTTGGACTCTCCAAAGCAGGAAAATTATATGTAGATCCAATATTCCCAATAGGCTGTTGCGTTCCTTGGTGAGGAAGACTGCCAACTGGAGCACCAGAATTACCTCTTCCAGCCCCAAAACCCCGACTACCTGGTGATGGTACATGAGGAACTGCCCCAACAGGACCATGTACAGCTCCACGGGATGGAATAGCATATGGCTGAGATTGGGGACCACCATGGAAAGGAGGCAAGGGAACCCTTGGAATAGGATACCCGGCAGGATGCACTCCAGGCTTCTGAGTCCCATTTGGTGGGCCAGGCGGAACATAAGATCCTACATTTGACACAAAAAAGTGATTGAAACACCAAAACAATAGACTTAGGGTATGTTCAGGGTTTTGGTGGGGAGGGAAAGGCTTTGGAGGGTTAAACTTAAATCCCATTCACGAGTTCTATTATTCGGAGGGCGAGGAGCCAAGGATTTTGAAGGTTTTTGTTAGCCCTCATTTTCAAATTTCCCCAAATTGGGGGGTTTTCATTTGATTTTAACTATTTTATCCCTACTAAAAAAAAGGCAGCCCGGTGCACGAGCATCCTGCATTAACGTAGGGTCTAAGGACCGACCGCATCCAAACGGTGTAATAGACAGAGTCTAATTACATCAGTGGATGATTCCACAAGCTTGAACCCATGACCTTGAGGTCACACGGAGACAACTCAACCATTGCTCCAATATGTAAAATTGTAAAAATGTATAACCCCTCTAACATCTAAAACTCACGAACGAAGGGGTCTTAAAATCTTAAGCCCTCCCTTCCCTTCCATTCCCCTCCCCTTCCATCCCCTCCAAAGccttcccttgcctttccctcatgACTTGAGAACATACCCTTAAAGAATTTTCTGGCTATGAGTACACAATGGAACTCTAAGACAATCACATAGTGTTAATGATTATAAATCCCATCTAATACAGATAGcaaaaaaagtttattttaagGAGGGGAATGGAGGTAAACATATAATGCAGTACATACCCCTTCCACGGCTGCTCCTTCGGTCTGAAGTAGTGCCAGCACCAACAGAACCAAAAGTATCATTAGCCGCAATTCCAGGTCCACCACCATAAAAGAGCCTTCTTTCATTGTAAATCTGAATGAAGGTAAGTTCAACCACAACATTAATATGTAATCATCTCAGAAAAAATACCTCAAAAGATAAGCATCCTGGCACCAGCAGGTATAATAAAAAAACATCGCATTGCATTCCTGTAACACCTACCTTCTTGGGTTTCTGGAATTGAACCATACTCTGCTTCAAGTTATTTAAAGGCCCTTCAACTAAGCATTCATGTTCCTGTTTGAAAAATGGAGCATATActgtttagaaaataaaaatggaacTTGAAAGGAGGGGGAGATTGGTATGGAATCACTCCTTATGTTGGAAAACTTAAACAACAACTCATAAGCGGGCTGGTTAAAAAAGAGCACGAGAATCGTGAAGTTTGAACAGAAATTTTATAATACTTCCAGCTCTTGCTTGGAAATAACTATCTATTGAGAAATCAACACCACTGGAAGATACCTTGTAGTGTGTCAATAAGCTATTCCATAGAGGTTGTTTGCTCAGAACTTTAGGGTTTCCCAGAATAACAATACCATATCTTGCTCGTGTCAAAGCAACATTGAGCCTCCTAGGATCATTCAAGAACCCAATGCCCTAAAGAAACAAATATAATTCAATGAGATCCATCAAACGCAATAACAATAactccaaaaaatataaaataagatacacATCAAACTTTTTAAAAAGACATCAAGTAACAGAGCAAAGAATGGGTAAACCAACCTGATGTTCATTACTTCTAACACAAGATAGAATTATGTAGTCTTTCTCCCTTCCTTGAAAGGAATCAACACTAGCAACCTGAAAAGAACAAAATTTTTGTAGCAATTGAAGCCCGGTAAGCAATAGAATATAAATCCAGATGGTATCTGTATCAAACCTCAATTTCCTTGTAAAGTTGTTGTCTAAGAGCCCCATTTCTTGACATATAGTTCACAATATAAGCTCTTTGACCCTCATAAGGTGTTATAACACCAATCTGTTTGAcattaaaaaataagtaaattaaaataaatttaaaaaaagagcAACCATAATAATCCCAACATAAAATCATTAGGGTTAATCCAAGTGCTCTAATTTAGAGTTACCTGACTTGGAACCACACCACTTTTTAAGAAAGTGGTGACAATCTTTTCTACATTTGCAGCTTCGGTCCTATTTAAATAAGACGTTCCACTTGCACTTATCTCTTCTTGACCCATCTGTAAAACGATTATATACTtgggttaaaaaattaataaatggaAGAAAAATGCAATGGACAAAATTATGACGAATACCCAAAAAAAGGTAACTAAAATGTTGATTATTGACCAATTGTGAACAAAGAATATTTCTACCAGAAGAACAGAAAACAATACTCACTACACAATACATGCATTTACAGTACCTGAACATAGAAAAACATGGGACGGTTTGGCACAGGCCATGGGAAGTCGATTCCTGACAACTGCCTTTCATTAACAGTAACGCCATTTTGCAGGGTCCCTTCGTAAAAGCTGTTTGAGGGAAATTCAGATAGACATGGATGCATACGGTACTGAACCTGTAAGTTGAAATGATGAAAAGAACTTCAGCGATTGCCCTAACAAAAACAATTAAGTAGCTTGTCTGTATAACTAGGGATAGCACTTCACAACAATTGCAGCAATGAATTGTCTCTTGCAAACTTAGCAATTCATTACCTGTAACCTAATTGGTTTAACACCAAGTAGGACAAGGCGTTCAAAAAGCGACTGCGCTAGCCCAGCACGAGCTGCTTTCTTGCACATAATGACTGGCCCAAGTTGACAATGGTCACCAACAAGAACCACCTATACAGATATTTTGTTACATACATCAACATTCAAGGAAAAAAGAAATGCATTAACAGATATAAACCCCAAATACCTGCTTTGCACCAAGAACCAATGGAATGAGGCACTCAGGTTCTGTTGCTTGAGTAGACTCATCAATAAGTACCTGccagaaaaaattaaagaaaagtcagAATTGAACAAGAATGATGGCAATTATATATAGCAGCAGACATATTCCAACCTGACGGAACCTAAAATTTGCAAGTCGAGGATCCCCAGCACCAACACATGTACAGCATATCACATCAGCACTTTGAGAAATCTCCCTCTCTGTTGCTCGCTTAAGTGCTTTGTATTTTTTCTCATCACTGCTGGAAAGTTCTCCTGTAATAGGATTAAAAAATGGTGGTTAATTTTACTCTCATGCATTACCCACAACACAGAGTTCAAATAGCAGTAGTAACAGCCTGAGGAAAAAGAGAGGGAGcaagaaataaagtaaaaattcatAATTAGAAGAAAATGTGATCATTAATTGGCTAGAAGTAAACAAAAAGTCAGATTATTTTTATCCAAAGATTAACAATTACACAAATTTATGATAGCTGTCTTTTCTGAATAAAATTTAAGTACAAGCAGCTAGTGCAATATACAATATAGCGTAAAATGCACCAAACTTGGCCACAATTCAACCCAGTATGATAACTAGACAAAACAACCCAAGTTCTGTATAGCTTTTAAGAAACTAAATCCCAAACCTTGTTCATCCTTCAGCTGTTGTAATTTATGAAGTTCACTCTTGTCGGATGTGTCAAGATGCCGAACCTGGCAAAAATCACCATTATCATGTATCATGTAATCATAATTACTTATATGAAACATGAAGGAGGAAAGTATACATACTAAAAATACAATAGCATGAAACTGATCCGGAATATTACAAAACTAACCTGGTAATGAAGTGTTAAATGCTCAACAGGAGAACTTACAGCTTCCCTTGACTTTGCACAAAGCCGAACAACCTTGAATGAAAGAAATGCATGTATTACACATAGGTTCAATTTGTTTATAATAACCAATTCTAATTGGAATATATGGCACCCATACCTTTAACCCAGTAGCACTTATTTTTTCAGCCAGCTGGTCCACAGCAACATTACTAGGTGCACAAACCAAAACCTGAAAATTAAGTTGGCAGGGAAGTGAGGGAAGAAAATAAATGACTAAAACGAACCACGAGAAAAGCATACAATATCCAAAAAGGGAAACAGATCATACCTGTCCCTGACCTTGTTTGGCCATGTGATATACAAGTGCGGCAGAAGTTACAGTCTTCCCAGTTCCAGGGGGACCTTGAATCAAACTAATAGGTCTCTGAAGGACACTTTTAACcgcaaaaacctaaaaaaaaaaattagaagatcTGTAATTTAGAGTGCACCAACATCCAGCAAAAAATTTGGTGGTGTCAAATCACATACGAAATTTTATGAAAGGGATTCCTCCTTCATAAGGTGCATAATAACATATAACCCCACTAAACTACATATTTGGATCCAAGACAAGTAACAGTGTTAGCGATTGTGAACAGGAAGCCACCAAGCTTGGAGCTTTCTTATGAAAGGAAGAGAGCATGACAGGTTTTTATCAAACCATGATGGATTAAGGTTTCCATGAAGCCTTTCCCTAGTTTTGAAGATATTTTAAGGACGACAGAGAGAGATTGGAAAGTGACATATATTCCATTAATCTTCCCAAGTGCTCAGGTAATTACTTTCAAAATTTTCCCAACAGGTTTTGGAAAACAGACCAAGTTAGTTTTATAACGACAATAATACTTTATTATTCACATAAATATCATTGTTGAGAAAACAATATTTTACATATTATGAATTGCAATGTCtacatattattaataaaatttaaatctattATGTCTACATATTTTctactttattttaaaaataaaaaataaggaaaaaaaagacCACTTTATTTTTCTAAATCAGACATCCAAGGGCAACAGAGATTAGTCAAAACAACAACATACTTGAGATGCATTAAGCTCAGGAAGTCCTGGTGCACCAAAGCGACGAGGCAATGCATTACGCATCATCTGCACCTCAACTTCATGACCCAATAAGTGATGATAAATATACCTACATATTAAACAGCAATTGTGAACACCTGAACAATTATAATTCATAATTGTTGAGACATCATACATAATtacttatttttaaataaatcagaACCCTGCCACGACACTATTCAAGTCATACAAAACAAACAATAAATACTGTCAAAATAATATATCAGTAACTCGCACAGTCAAACCTAGCTCCAAGATCATCCAACAGACACACAACACTAAGACACATGTCATGAAAAGTATGGTATAAATCAACAACTCATTACACACCCATTTGTCATCACATTCCAGTTAATAAAGAGATACAGCCCAGTCCTTGCAAGTATATGTAACTGTAAGCATGTtcgataaattttattttaaaaaaaaaatatgtttttatagAGACATCGTTGTCGAACAAAAGGTAATGTGTTCAATGAAAATTTCATTCCTGAGCCAAAAAAATTATTCATTCATTTGTGGAGTGTTGCCAAACAAAGgagaaagataaaaatacaagacAAATATAGAGCAATATAAATCCATAATTAAACCTTACAATGGAACAACTTACCCGCTTACACTTGTCTCATCCACAGCAAAGGTTTTCATAGCTCCCTGCATCCTGTCAAAGCTTGTACTTTTCCAAACAAAATCAACACTGAAACCATGGTTTATATCAACTGGAACCCCCTGCATACATCGAGGACAATAAGCACTCCACACAGACAATGTTCAAAGGCACAATGCAGGTATCAAAAAATAGTACTACACTTACCTGACTAGCACGAAGCTCCAGTGCAACCTCCTCTTGTGCAGTTAGCTTAATCTGAAGACAAAATACAATGCACATTATATATACACAGTATCTATATCTATACATCTATATCCACAATATATAAAGGGGATTCTCTCACTTGGTGTCCAAAATCTTCATTTCCTTAAATATcctttaaaaaaaactttttgcaCTGTCactttatcaaaattaaactcttctaAATTAACTATTCATAGAAATACAAAGGACCactctataaaaataattacCTACATTTTTAACGATAACTCCTCTTCAAAAATAACTATCCACACTTATGAAAATCACTCGTTTTATTTCCAacaccattttttttattttaagctaAAAATCTATatcttattatcttttatttttcaaaaataaaaatgcaaactaACAGGCAAGGAATTGACTGTTATTttgttaatattatattatagcaattaaagtaaagaacaccaaagaaaaattatctaaaagCAGCTAttgatttaaaaagaaaaacttCAATTATCCATACAAAGAGTGAGGCACAGTACTAAACAACTGGAcagcaattaaaaaaaaaaacacagactACAGTCTTCTTTTGCTTTCAATCAGAAAAGAGATATCATGGGTGTTCAACTGCTCTAAGAATAAGATACAAAAGGATATCAGAAACAGAAAGTAAGGAGTTTTAATCATTTGAAGATATTTCTTCACGCTATTTATTAACcctttttttaactaatatttataaattaaagtagAGAGAGAGTTGATGTTGAGGTACAAAAAGTAGCCGACAACATTGCTTTAGTTGTAGATACAAtagttaaaaagaattaaaaatagaattaaacaGAATGCATACCACATGACCCACTGACTGCCAGGCAGGATGTGCTGCATCACCAGAATAACGCAATCGTAATTCATCACCAGGTACAAGCCGTAACTCATTATCTTCCTACAATATAGCACAAAATTGTTTATATTCCATAGAGAATtaaattacaaagaaaaataCTATGAATTGATTAggagggcaagaaaataaatatgatataaaacATAGCAGTAACAGCTGCCAAGTAGGCAAATGATA
Coding sequences within it:
- the LOC112800400 gene encoding regulator of nonsense transcripts 1 homolog, encoding MDSQQSNLFDTASQPDTANDAYTFLEFNTQGEDFDYPEFRDPIRSSVAWPTPSDSLADTSERGGGGGGAGSDHQSDASPVSAAAGSGTKGRSGSSSGGNSQMVDALVAGMSGLNFEDTGDDDNFDYGKGDFTEHACRYCGVSNPACVVRCNVPSCRKWFCNSRGNTSGSHIVNHLVRAKHKEVCLHKDSPLGETILECYNCGCRNVFLLGFISAKTESVVVLLCREPCLSVNALKDMNWDLSQWCPLIDDRCFLQWLVKVPSEQEQLRARQISAQQINKVEELWKTNPDASFEDLEKPGVDDEPQPVALKYEDAYQYQNVFAPLIKLEADYDKMMKESQSKDNVTIRWDIGLNKKRVAYFVFPKEDNELRLVPGDELRLRYSGDAAHPAWQSVGHVIKLTAQEEVALELRASQGVPVDINHGFSVDFVWKSTSFDRMQGAMKTFAVDETSVSGYIYHHLLGHEVEVQMMRNALPRRFGAPGLPELNASQVFAVKSVLQRPISLIQGPPGTGKTVTSAALVYHMAKQGQGQVLVCAPSNVAVDQLAEKISATGLKVVRLCAKSREAVSSPVEHLTLHYQVRHLDTSDKSELHKLQQLKDEQGELSSSDEKKYKALKRATEREISQSADVICCTCVGAGDPRLANFRFRQVLIDESTQATEPECLIPLVLGAKQVVLVGDHCQLGPVIMCKKAARAGLAQSLFERLVLLGVKPIRLQVQYRMHPCLSEFPSNSFYEGTLQNGVTVNERQLSGIDFPWPVPNRPMFFYVQMGQEEISASGTSYLNRTEAANVEKIVTTFLKSGVVPSQIGVITPYEGQRAYIVNYMSRNGALRQQLYKEIEVASVDSFQGREKDYIILSCVRSNEHQGIGFLNDPRRLNVALTRARYGIVILGNPKVLSKQPLWNSLLTHYKEHECLVEGPLNNLKQSMVQFQKPKKIYNERRLFYGGGPGIAANDTFGSVGAGTTSDRRSSRGRGSYVPPGPPNGTQKPGVHPAGYPIPRVPLPPFHGGPQSQPYAIPSRGAVHGPVGAVPHVPSPGSRGFGAGRGNSGAPVGSLPHQGTQQPIGNIGSTYNFPALESPNSQPSVGGPLSQPGFANNMPVQGTGQSFRDQFSVPGMSQDFLGDDFKSQGSHVPYNVADFATQASQSGYAVDYATQGAQGGFPGNFMNQNSQAGYSRFGSGNEFMSQDYMAHGSQGLFTQAGFGDPLQDDATQSHFGVANANPLQSQMNSLYSQPFSHYNTQPMNLQASQQQPQGQSSQNQKIQYSG